A single Hydrogenobacter hydrogenophilus DNA region contains:
- the hpt gene encoding hypoxanthine phosphoribosyltransferase, with amino-acid sequence MKELAKTIEHDFGEPFIAIGLLKGSFVFLADLVRYINTLVKIDFMWVSSYGSGTLSEGHVKIVKDLSMDIEGQKVLLVDDILDTGYTLKEIKSILSMREPKMLRTCVLLDKYERRKVDVEVEYVGFKVPDAFLVGYGLDWDEEGRNLRGIYAVEEI; translated from the coding sequence GTGAAGGAACTTGCCAAAACTATAGAGCATGACTTTGGAGAACCTTTTATTGCCATAGGGCTTCTTAAAGGATCCTTTGTATTCTTGGCTGATTTAGTTAGATACATAAACACGCTTGTGAAGATAGACTTTATGTGGGTATCTAGCTACGGCTCTGGTACTTTGAGCGAAGGTCATGTGAAGATAGTGAAGGACTTGAGTATGGATATAGAAGGACAAAAGGTGCTTTTAGTGGACGATATTTTGGATACTGGCTATACGCTCAAGGAGATAAAAAGTATTTTAAGTATGCGAGAACCCAAGATGCTAAGAACATGCGTACTTCTTGATAAGTACGAAAGGAGAAAGGTAGATGTTGAGGTAGAGTATGTTGGATTCAAAGTTCCAGATGCTTTTCTTGTGGGCTACGGGCTTGACTGGGACGAGGAGGGTAGAAACCTAAGGGGCATTTACGCAGTGGAGGAAATCTAA